One genomic region from Haloterrigena gelatinilytica encodes:
- a CDS encoding inositol monophosphatase family protein — MSKHDGDAGRASVAVHAARAGADVAAGSFRGELEVDRKDGKTDVVTQADREAQRRVIDVIEASYPDDPIVGEEDDALKAVPEAGPAWIVDPIDGTNNYVNGIRAFGTAVAAVRDGDPIGAATVCPALGDTYRVGPTEAVRNGEPLSVSDCADPEAATVCPTYWWNFDQRDQYAAAVRGLTDRFGDVRRFGCAQLELAMVASGALEGTITNLRANPWDTVAGVALIRAAGGTVTDLEGNRWRHDSEGLVASNGALHDELRAAARTIDDGGD, encoded by the coding sequence ATGAGCAAACACGATGGGGACGCCGGGCGCGCGAGCGTCGCGGTCCACGCCGCCCGCGCCGGGGCGGACGTCGCCGCGGGCTCCTTTCGCGGCGAGCTCGAGGTCGACCGGAAGGACGGCAAGACCGACGTCGTCACGCAGGCCGACCGCGAGGCTCAACGGCGCGTGATCGACGTGATCGAGGCCTCGTACCCGGACGATCCGATCGTCGGCGAGGAGGACGACGCGCTGAAGGCGGTCCCCGAGGCGGGGCCGGCCTGGATCGTCGACCCCATCGACGGGACGAACAACTACGTCAACGGGATCCGCGCGTTCGGAACGGCCGTCGCGGCGGTCCGTGACGGCGATCCCATCGGTGCGGCCACCGTCTGTCCCGCCTTGGGAGACACCTACCGCGTCGGGCCGACGGAGGCCGTTCGCAACGGCGAGCCGCTCTCGGTCAGCGACTGCGCCGACCCCGAGGCCGCGACCGTCTGTCCCACCTACTGGTGGAACTTCGACCAGCGCGACCAGTACGCCGCGGCGGTCCGCGGCCTCACCGACCGCTTCGGCGACGTTCGTCGCTTCGGCTGCGCCCAGCTCGAGCTCGCGATGGTCGCGTCGGGCGCCCTCGAGGGGACGATCACGAACCTGCGGGCCAACCCGTGGGACACCGTCGCGGGCGTCGCGCTGATCCGGGCGGCCGGCGGGACCGTGACGGACCTCGAGGGGAACCGCTGGCGCCACGACAGCGAGGGGCTGGTCGCCTCGAACGGAGCGCTCCACGACGAACTCCGCGCCGCCGCGCGGACGATCGACGACGGCGGCGACTGA
- a CDS encoding dodecin family protein has protein sequence MGERAEIVELVGSSTESWEDAVQNAMDAADGTIEHVSGVEIDSEPTETDREGETERYVVTLEASFDPEES, from the coding sequence ATGGGTGAGCGAGCCGAAATCGTCGAGCTGGTCGGGAGCTCGACCGAATCGTGGGAGGACGCCGTACAGAACGCGATGGACGCCGCCGACGGAACGATCGAACACGTCAGCGGGGTCGAGATCGACTCGGAGCCGACCGAGACCGATCGCGAGGGGGAGACCGAACGGTACGTGGTCACGCTCGAGGCCTCGTTCGACCCGGAGGAGAGCTGA
- a CDS encoding ribonuclease J translates to MEIEIATIGGYEEVGRQMTAVRAGTDIVIFDMGLNLSKVLIHDNLRTEGMHSLDLIDMGAIPDDRIMSDLEGDVKAIVPTHGHLDHIGAISKLAHRYDAPVVATPFTIELVKGELADEQKFDSGNDLVKMDAGETMSIGDSGKIELEFVNVTHSIIDAINPVLHTPEGAIVYGLDKRMDHTPVIGDPIDMKRFREIGREGEGVLCYIEDCTNANKKGRTQSERVAREHLRDVLYSVEDYDGGIVATTFSSHIARVKSLVEFAKDIGRQPVLLGRSMEQYSGTAERMGFAEFPDDLGMFGHRNSVDRTFERIMNEGKEDYLPVVTGHQGEPRAMLTRMGRGETPYELDDGDKVVFSAGIIPEPTNEGQRYQAEKLLGMQGARIYSDIHVSGHLRQEGHYEMLDALQPQHVIPAHQNMKGFSGYVDLASNQGYTLGRDLHVTCNGNLIQLV, encoded by the coding sequence ATGGAAATCGAAATCGCAACAATCGGCGGCTACGAGGAAGTCGGACGGCAGATGACCGCCGTCCGCGCGGGAACCGACATCGTCATCTTCGACATGGGGCTGAACCTGTCGAAGGTGCTGATCCACGACAACCTCCGCACGGAGGGGATGCACAGCCTGGACCTGATCGACATGGGGGCGATCCCCGACGATCGGATCATGAGCGACCTCGAGGGCGACGTGAAAGCGATCGTCCCGACCCACGGCCACTTGGACCACATCGGCGCCATCTCGAAGCTGGCCCACCGGTACGACGCGCCGGTGGTCGCGACGCCGTTCACGATCGAACTCGTCAAGGGCGAACTCGCGGACGAGCAGAAGTTCGACAGCGGGAACGACCTCGTGAAGATGGACGCCGGCGAGACGATGTCGATCGGCGACTCCGGAAAGATCGAACTCGAGTTCGTCAACGTCACCCACTCGATCATCGACGCGATCAACCCCGTCCTCCACACCCCGGAGGGCGCGATCGTCTACGGGCTCGACAAGCGGATGGACCACACGCCCGTCATCGGCGATCCGATCGACATGAAGCGGTTCCGCGAGATCGGTCGCGAAGGCGAGGGCGTCCTCTGTTACATCGAGGACTGCACCAACGCTAACAAGAAGGGCCGCACCCAGTCCGAGCGGGTCGCCCGGGAACACCTCCGGGACGTCCTCTACAGCGTCGAAGACTACGACGGCGGCATCGTCGCCACCACCTTCTCGAGTCACATCGCCCGCGTGAAGAGCTTAGTCGAGTTCGCGAAGGACATCGGCCGCCAGCCCGTCCTGCTGGGCCGCTCGATGGAACAGTACTCGGGCACCGCCGAACGGATGGGCTTCGCCGAGTTCCCGGACGACCTCGGCATGTTCGGGCACCGAAACTCCGTCGACCGCACGTTCGAGCGCATCATGAACGAGGGGAAGGAAGATTACCTGCCCGTCGTCACCGGCCACCAGGGCGAACCCCGCGCGATGCTCACTCGGATGGGCCGCGGCGAGACGCCCTACGAACTGGACGACGGCGACAAGGTCGTCTTCTCGGCCGGAATCATTCCGGAGCCGACCAACGAGGGCCAGCGCTACCAGGCCGAGAAACTGCTCGGCATGCAGGGCGCGCGGATCTACTCCGACATCCACGTCTCGGGTCACCTCCGCCAGGAGGGCCACTACGAGATGCTCGACGCCCTCCAGCCCCAGCACGTCATCCCGGCTCACCAGAACATGAAGGGCTTCTCGGGGTACGTCGACCTCGCCTCGAACCAGGGATACACGCTCGGACGCGATCTCCACGTCACGTGTAACGGAAACCTCATCCAGCTCGTCTGA
- a CDS encoding universal stress protein: MNDRVLVPFDGSAPARHALEHALENFPDAEITVLTVIDEVGRESEYAEAEETGQLFASAKRRLETADAIAEECGGSIRRVADIGPTCETITEYAEAADVDHVVIGTHGRTGIARIVVGSVAETVVRQSPSPVTAVK; encoded by the coding sequence ATGAACGACCGCGTTCTCGTCCCGTTCGACGGATCGGCGCCCGCCCGTCACGCGCTGGAACACGCGCTCGAGAACTTTCCGGACGCGGAGATCACGGTGCTGACGGTCATCGACGAGGTCGGGCGCGAGTCGGAGTACGCGGAGGCCGAAGAGACGGGGCAACTGTTCGCGAGCGCGAAGCGGCGGCTGGAAACCGCCGACGCGATCGCCGAGGAGTGTGGCGGTTCGATCCGCCGCGTCGCCGATATCGGCCCGACCTGCGAGACGATCACCGAGTACGCGGAGGCCGCGGACGTCGATCACGTCGTTATCGGGACCCACGGCCGAACGGGGATCGCCAGAATCGTCGTCGGGAGCGTCGCCGAAACCGTCGTTCGGCAGAGCCCGTCGCCCGTCACGGCCGTCAAGTAG
- a CDS encoding DUF5795 family protein produces the protein MSENRVVQGRMVTAEKLAEMVEGDSVMEVDSIEEADRDCPDCGGNVLEVTYMPSVTELVTGWKCQDCDWSEADRD, from the coding sequence GTGAGCGAGAACCGCGTCGTTCAGGGGCGAATGGTTACGGCCGAGAAACTGGCCGAGATGGTCGAGGGCGACTCCGTCATGGAGGTCGACTCCATCGAGGAGGCCGACCGGGACTGTCCGGACTGCGGCGGCAACGTCCTCGAGGTGACCTACATGCCGTCGGTCACCGAGCTCGTCACCGGCTGGAAGTGCCAGGACTGCGACTGGAGCGAGGCAGACCGGGACTGA
- a CDS encoding DUF4242 domain-containing protein: MSEHDREQELEDFLILRELDEPITEAELEAAGEQSGEALSTLRDEGVGIRWVESEVLTTEDGDVTGTFCHYRAESEDAIREHADRAGLPATRIDRRGEPLEGE; the protein is encoded by the coding sequence ATGTCCGAACACGATCGCGAGCAAGAGCTGGAGGACTTCCTCATCCTCCGCGAGCTGGACGAACCGATCACCGAGGCTGAACTGGAGGCGGCCGGCGAGCAATCCGGAGAGGCACTGTCGACCCTCCGGGACGAGGGCGTCGGCATCCGATGGGTCGAATCCGAAGTCCTGACCACCGAGGACGGCGACGTCACCGGCACGTTCTGTCACTACCGAGCCGAGAGCGAGGATGCCATCCGCGAACACGCCGATCGAGCCGGGCTGCCGGCGACGCGCATCGATCGGCGCGGGGAGCCGCTCGAGGGCGAATAG
- a CDS encoding UbiA family prenyltransferase, translated as MSSLESVLRLLVHSNLFISLSTTSVVVTTILLANLPLEPLPLFIVFAATLFVYTVNRFTDLEEDEENVPERASFTKRYGRLLLAAGVGLYVAAIGVALALGLPGAIYLFLPPIVILLYSVGGIKQVFLVKNLFVGFAWGIVPLGVGYYYGRLWTLEILAFAVYLTAMITVAAAIFDIKDIEGDRQEGIATVPNRFGTAATRRYSQAANLAIAAAVVAVVAGSDLPLEFLSLLAMNGYVACYIPFATPDRGPLYYGFVVDGEHVFLAAVVVGLDWLIW; from the coding sequence ATGTCGTCGCTCGAGTCGGTCCTCCGGCTGCTCGTCCACAGCAACCTCTTCATCTCGCTGTCGACGACCAGCGTCGTCGTCACGACGATCCTGCTCGCGAATCTGCCCCTCGAGCCGCTCCCCCTCTTTATCGTCTTCGCGGCCACGCTGTTCGTCTACACCGTCAACCGGTTCACCGACCTCGAGGAGGACGAGGAAAACGTCCCGGAGCGGGCCTCGTTTACGAAACGGTACGGCCGACTGCTGCTCGCCGCGGGCGTCGGCCTGTACGTCGCCGCCATCGGCGTCGCCCTCGCCCTCGGCCTCCCCGGTGCGATCTACCTCTTCCTCCCGCCGATCGTCATCTTGCTCTACTCGGTCGGCGGGATCAAGCAGGTCTTCCTCGTGAAGAACCTGTTCGTCGGGTTCGCCTGGGGCATCGTCCCGCTGGGCGTCGGCTACTACTACGGCCGGCTCTGGACGCTCGAGATCCTCGCGTTCGCGGTGTATCTGACCGCGATGATCACCGTCGCGGCCGCCATCTTCGACATCAAGGACATCGAGGGCGACCGACAGGAGGGGATCGCGACCGTTCCGAATCGGTTCGGGACGGCCGCGACCCGTCGGTACTCCCAGGCCGCGAACCTCGCGATCGCCGCGGCCGTCGTCGCCGTCGTCGCCGGGAGCGACCTCCCCCTCGAGTTCCTCTCCCTGCTCGCGATGAACGGCTACGTCGCCTGTTACATCCCCTTCGCGACGCCCGACCGCGGCCCGCTGTACTACGGGTTCGTCGTCGACGGCGAGCACGTCTTTCTGGCGGCCGTCGTGGTGGGACTCGACTGGCTGATCTGGTAA